Proteins encoded by one window of Candidatus Nitrosocosmicus hydrocola:
- a CDS encoding aspartate kinase yields MLEQVTIAKFGGSALGVDGIKIPVIIERIRELRKNSKIICVFSAPLTSYEGKNLSMTDVAIRISRNYATSNPVDIDILKNVYLGISKKYLSSENQKIFERELEQFNKTVLISLKQVAENRRFVDVSRSRILAYSGEIVIASLMNYILRTNDIRSASVSIDEWPIMTDDNFEAANFLLDESKKKLDGLVNLVNENDVVCIGGFIGKTIDGLETTYERGGSDRSAADLGILLSSKFSVNLDFEKDNSVLSADPKVVSNNLHNVKTLSYNEAKLAGMFGMKILDPIAIKDIDDHELSLLILVTNISNPERYTQIVKQVSEYENEIEPKIKIVTGKKNCAIVRMESIAASHIAALFEKQRQYHDFVKLSPYKKDNLEMTRFLFLDGDYVRRHEKIFRSFYPKVEMVYGRGVVTLIGDSMWKIPKIVSETSSIVSQQDINILNIDAQEETSRILILVEDHNVEEVIRSIHSKGTIIN; encoded by the coding sequence GTGTTGGAGCAAGTAACAATTGCAAAATTCGGTGGTTCTGCTTTAGGAGTAGACGGTATTAAAATTCCGGTAATAATTGAGAGAATAAGAGAACTAAGAAAGAATTCTAAGATTATTTGTGTTTTTTCTGCTCCACTTACAAGTTATGAAGGAAAAAACCTATCGATGACCGATGTAGCAATTCGAATTTCTAGAAACTATGCTACATCAAATCCAGTAGACATTGATATCCTCAAAAACGTATATCTTGGAATATCAAAAAAATATCTTTCAAGTGAAAATCAAAAGATATTTGAACGCGAATTGGAACAATTCAACAAAACCGTTCTCATTTCTCTAAAACAGGTGGCCGAAAATAGGAGATTCGTCGATGTGAGTCGGTCACGTATTCTTGCCTACAGCGGTGAGATTGTCATAGCTAGTTTGATGAATTATATTTTGAGAACAAACGACATCCGATCAGCAAGTGTAAGCATTGATGAATGGCCTATCATGACTGATGATAACTTTGAGGCAGCGAATTTCTTATTAGACGAATCCAAAAAAAAGTTAGATGGATTAGTTAATCTAGTTAATGAGAATGATGTTGTATGTATAGGTGGGTTTATTGGAAAAACAATTGATGGACTTGAAACCACCTATGAGAGAGGTGGGTCAGATAGATCAGCAGCAGATCTAGGCATCTTATTGTCATCAAAGTTTAGTGTAAACCTTGATTTTGAAAAAGATAACTCTGTTTTAAGTGCCGATCCAAAAGTAGTTTCTAATAACCTACATAATGTAAAGACTCTCTCATATAACGAAGCTAAACTTGCTGGAATGTTTGGAATGAAAATTTTGGATCCGATTGCAATCAAAGATATAGACGATCACGAGCTAAGTTTACTTATCTTAGTTACGAATATATCTAATCCTGAAAGATACACGCAAATAGTAAAACAGGTATCTGAATATGAAAATGAGATTGAACCTAAAATAAAGATTGTTACTGGGAAAAAGAATTGTGCAATTGTAAGAATGGAATCGATTGCTGCATCACATATAGCCGCTTTGTTTGAAAAACAGCGACAATACCATGATTTTGTTAAATTATCTCCCTACAAGAAAGATAATTTAGAGATGACCAGATTCTTGTTTTTGGACGGTGATTATGTTAGGCGGCACGAAAAAATATTTCGTTCGTTTTACCCAAAAGTTGAAATGGTTTACGGTAGGGGCGTGGTTACCTTGATTGGAGACTCTATGTGGAAGATTCCAAAAATAGTATCTGAAACAAGCAGCATTGTTAGTCAGCAAGATATAAACATACTAAACATTGATGCCCAGGAAGAAACCTCTCGTATACTAATTCTTGTAGAGGATCACAATGTTGAGGAAGTTATCCGATCGATACACTCAAAAGGCACGATAATAAATTAA